The Saccharothrix variisporea genome has a segment encoding these proteins:
- a CDS encoding AfsR/SARP family transcriptional regulator: MEFRILGPFEVHGTNGRARLGGAKQTALLATLTAQANRLTTVDHLVESTWADAPPAGVTAAVHTYVSRLRRAFDAVEPDGGARIVTRPTGYLLRLAPHELDLEVFRGHVSRGREAAAAGRFAEASAELNAGLKLWRGPAFVDVLSDLLHRTEVPRLTEERLGALGRRIDADLELGRHADLVGELRALTVEHPLREQFWGQLMLALYRDGRQAEALQTYQEVRTLRIDQLGIDPGPELQQLHQAILANEPALNEPASAPPARTMPPPMQLPADIVGLVGRDRVADEVSAVLCSEHDALPIAVLSGLPGVGKTALATHIGHRLRKRFPDGLLYMNLRGYAQTEPVTPTRVLARFLRSLGLSPDLVPLDVDEQAAVYRSLLADKQVLVVLDNANAAEQVRPLLPADPGCAVLVTSRDPLSGLAVREGAIRFDLDVLSPPDAYALLVSLLGPGLAAEGEVLDELSALCGYLPLALRIAAANLTARVPSTSVREYVDRLRDGNRLAALAVENDEQTGVRAAFDLSYESLRPAAARLFRMTALVPGPDFTPHAAAALVGTDPGRARELLGVLVTAALVQEAGPDRYQLHDLVRDYARQRGLAEDDEPTRTAAFERLLSHYFRATRTASGLIEPIRKPPEEPVGLRETAVPELKDRATATAWFEQEYPNLHAAVDHAAEHGPHRFAWHLADAMSSPLALAPRFGEWVTVSRTALGAARKAGDKAGEAITLVSLGHAYNTTGRMTDAIDTLERALELYVELDRPVYQLPCHHTLGMSLMWTGRLAEACAHFKRTIELTETVDVGYYRAGAVHGLGVAYRYQGLLPEALEQLLTSVSPEPAPDESYVQVSWRFSLGLTYRDLGRFDEAVHQLMATLAAYERMGNAFGTSRCLVALAGVHAWRGQGAEALVAAQRGLDLSRQVKHRRTEVDALNVLGAVHAAQGRHDRARTHHAEARAIAGTMGPYLFGLLEAEIGLATTTTALGDLRAARRHADTALARIRESGFRLHEPAAHLAAAGVALAAGEEVRAAAHAEDALSAARETRRPAWEDRARSLLDRLHVPAANRPSEH; encoded by the coding sequence GTGGAGTTTCGGATTCTCGGGCCTTTCGAGGTGCACGGCACGAACGGCAGGGCGCGGCTGGGTGGTGCGAAGCAGACCGCGCTGCTCGCCACGCTCACCGCCCAGGCCAACCGGCTGACCACGGTGGACCACCTCGTCGAGTCCACGTGGGCGGACGCGCCGCCGGCCGGGGTGACGGCAGCCGTGCACACGTACGTGTCCCGGTTGCGGCGGGCGTTCGACGCCGTCGAGCCGGATGGTGGGGCCCGGATCGTGACGCGGCCGACCGGGTACCTGTTGCGGTTGGCGCCGCACGAGTTGGACCTGGAGGTGTTCCGCGGGCACGTCTCCCGGGGGCGGGAAGCGGCCGCGGCGGGTCGGTTTGCCGAAGCGTCGGCCGAGTTGAACGCCGGGCTCAAGCTGTGGCGCGGACCGGCCTTCGTGGACGTCCTCTCCGACCTGCTGCACCGGACCGAGGTGCCGCGGTTGACCGAGGAGCGGCTGGGTGCGTTGGGGCGGCGGATCGACGCCGACCTCGAACTGGGGCGGCACGCCGACCTGGTGGGCGAGCTGCGGGCGTTGACCGTGGAGCACCCGCTGCGCGAGCAGTTCTGGGGTCAGCTCATGCTCGCCCTGTACCGGGACGGCCGCCAAGCCGAGGCGCTGCAGACCTACCAGGAGGTCCGCACGCTGCGGATCGACCAGCTCGGCATCGACCCCGGCCCCGAGCTCCAGCAGCTCCACCAGGCGATCCTGGCCAACGAACCCGCGCTCAACGAACCCGCGTCCGCGCCGCCGGCGCGCACCATGCCGCCGCCGATGCAGCTGCCGGCCGACATCGTCGGGCTGGTGGGCCGCGACCGCGTGGCGGACGAGGTGTCCGCGGTGCTGTGCTCGGAGCACGACGCCCTGCCGATCGCGGTCCTGTCCGGTCTGCCCGGCGTGGGCAAGACCGCCTTGGCCACGCACATCGGGCACCGGCTGCGCAAGCGCTTCCCCGACGGCCTGCTCTACATGAACCTCCGCGGCTACGCGCAGACCGAGCCGGTGACGCCGACGCGCGTGCTGGCCCGGTTCCTGCGTTCGCTGGGCCTGTCCCCCGACCTGGTGCCGCTGGACGTGGACGAGCAGGCGGCGGTGTACCGGTCGCTGCTGGCCGACAAGCAGGTGCTGGTGGTGCTGGACAACGCCAACGCCGCCGAGCAGGTGCGTCCCCTGCTGCCCGCCGACCCGGGGTGCGCGGTGCTGGTGACCAGCCGCGACCCGCTGTCCGGCCTGGCCGTGCGGGAGGGTGCGATCCGGTTCGACCTGGACGTGCTGTCCCCGCCGGACGCCTACGCGCTGCTCGTCTCCTTGCTCGGTCCGGGGCTGGCCGCCGAGGGCGAGGTGCTGGACGAGTTGAGCGCGCTGTGCGGGTACCTGCCGCTGGCGCTGCGCATCGCCGCCGCGAACCTGACCGCCCGGGTGCCGAGCACGTCCGTGCGCGAGTACGTGGACCGGCTGCGCGACGGCAACCGGCTGGCGGCGCTGGCCGTGGAGAACGACGAGCAGACCGGGGTGCGGGCCGCGTTCGACCTGTCCTACGAGTCGCTGCGGCCGGCGGCGGCGCGGCTGTTCCGGATGACCGCCCTGGTGCCCGGCCCCGACTTCACGCCGCACGCGGCGGCGGCGCTGGTGGGCACCGACCCGGGGCGGGCGCGGGAGCTGCTGGGCGTGCTGGTCACGGCCGCCCTGGTCCAGGAGGCCGGGCCGGACCGGTACCAGCTGCACGACCTGGTCCGGGACTACGCCCGCCAGCGCGGTCTGGCCGAGGACGACGAGCCCACCCGCACGGCGGCGTTCGAACGGCTGCTGTCGCACTACTTCCGCGCCACCCGCACCGCGTCCGGGCTGATCGAGCCGATCCGCAAGCCCCCGGAGGAACCGGTCGGGCTGCGGGAGACGGCCGTGCCCGAGCTGAAGGACCGGGCGACGGCGACGGCGTGGTTCGAGCAGGAGTACCCGAACCTGCACGCGGCCGTCGACCACGCCGCCGAGCACGGACCGCACCGGTTCGCGTGGCACCTGGCGGACGCGATGTCCTCGCCGCTGGCGCTCGCGCCCCGGTTCGGCGAGTGGGTGACGGTGAGCCGGACCGCGCTGGGCGCCGCGCGCAAGGCCGGTGACAAGGCCGGTGAGGCGATCACGCTGGTGAGCCTGGGCCACGCGTACAACACGACCGGGCGCATGACCGACGCGATCGACACGCTGGAACGGGCGCTGGAGCTCTACGTCGAGCTCGACCGGCCGGTGTACCAGCTGCCGTGCCACCACACGCTGGGCATGTCGCTGATGTGGACCGGGCGGCTGGCGGAGGCGTGCGCGCACTTCAAGCGCACCATCGAGCTGACCGAGACCGTGGACGTCGGCTACTACCGGGCCGGCGCGGTGCACGGCCTGGGCGTGGCCTACCGGTACCAGGGGCTGCTGCCGGAGGCGCTGGAGCAGCTGCTGACGTCGGTGTCGCCGGAGCCCGCGCCGGACGAGTCGTACGTGCAGGTGTCGTGGCGGTTCAGCCTGGGCCTGACCTACCGGGACCTGGGCCGCTTCGACGAGGCCGTGCACCAGCTGATGGCGACCCTGGCCGCCTACGAGCGGATGGGCAACGCGTTCGGCACCAGCCGGTGCCTGGTGGCGCTGGCGGGCGTGCACGCGTGGCGCGGGCAGGGCGCCGAGGCGCTGGTCGCGGCCCAGCGCGGGCTGGACCTGAGCCGGCAGGTCAAGCACCGGCGGACCGAGGTGGACGCGTTGAACGTCCTCGGCGCGGTGCACGCGGCCCAGGGCCGGCACGACCGGGCGCGGACCCACCACGCGGAGGCGCGGGCGATCGCCGGCACCATGGGGCCGTACCTGTTCGGCCTGCTGGAGGCGGAGATCGGGTTGGCGACCACGACCACCGCGCTGGGCGACCTGCGCGCGGCGCGGCGGCACGCCGACACCGCCTTGGCCCGCATCCGCGAGAGCGGGTTCCGGTTGCACGAACCCGCCGCCCACCTCGCGGCGGCCGGGGTCGCACTCGCGGCGGGCGAGGAGGTCCGCGCCGCCGCGCACGCCGAGGACGCCCTGTCCGCGGCGCGCGAGACGAGGAGACCGGCCTGGGAGGACCGCGCGCGGTCGCTGCTGGACCGCCTGCACGTGCCGGCGGCCAACCGGCCGTCG